GCACGGGCAGCAGGCCGAGCGTGCGGCGCAGGCGGTGGCCGGTGTGCGTGGACACCATCATCCGCGCGGTCAGCCTGCCCAGCTCGGTGATCGCCAACCGGCCGCCGGTCGCGGTCAGGTGCCCCTCGTCGACCAGGAACTGCACCGCCTCCTGCACCGGTTCCAGGTCGTCGTCGCCCTGCGCGTGCGCCAGGGTCTCCACCCACCACGCCTGCGCGTCGCCCTCGGTCTGGATGCGGCCCTGGAGCACCTCGGCCAGCACGTGGTCGGGCAGCGACTCGCGGATGCGCGAGTACACCGAGTAGCCGGCCACCAGCCGGGTCTGCCACTCGGCGCGCTGCGTCTCGTCCACCACCAGGTAGGACCAGCCCTCGGTCTCGCCCGCGCCGATCCGCCCGGCCCGGCCGAACATCTGCAGGACCGTGGAGGTGTCCATCGGCTCGCCGCCGATCGACACGTCCCGCACCACGACCGCCCGCGCGGGCAGGTTCACGCCCGCCGCCACCGTGGAGGTCGCCACCAGCACGTCCGCCTCCCGGCCGCGGAAGGCGCGCTCGGCGGCGTGCTTGTGCTCGTAGTCGGCGTAGTGCAGGCGCACGCCGACGTCCGCGCAGACCCGCGTGAGCCCGTCCACGTCGTCGGCGGCCACGGTGTGCACGGGCGCGCCGCGGTCGGCGGCGATCGCCATCGCGGTGGAGCGGACGTTGCGCTTGGAACCGCAGAACACCAGCACGCTGCCGCCCTCGGCGGTGTGCCGGTGGGTCAGGTCGATGACCACCTGCTCGCGCAGCCGGTTGTTCGCGGCGAACCCGGAGGCGGCCGGGATCGTCGGCAACTGCCACGTCACCCGCGACGGGCGCCAGGTGGTGGCCACCAGCTCCGCCTCCAGCCACTCGGCGACCTCGGCGGCGTTGGTCACGGTGGCCGACAGGCCGACGATGCGCACCGGCGAGTCCGCGCCGCGCACCCGGGCCAGCAGGGCCTCCAGCAGCGCGCCGCGGCCGGGGCTGCCCAGCAGGTGGATCTCGTCGACGACCAGGCAGCCGACCTCGCCCAGCGCGGCCTGGAGGGAGGCGGCGCGGCAGATCGCCTCGAACTTCTCGGTGGTGGCCACCCACAGGTCCGCGGCCTTGACCGCCTCCACGTCGACCGCGTACTCGCCGGACAGCCGCTCCACCCGCAGCCCCGCCGAGCGCCACGCCTCCAGCTCCCGGTCCAGCTCGTCGGTCAGCGAGCGCTGCGGCACCAGCCAGGCGGCCTTGCGGCCCTCCTCCAGGATGGCCTTGAGCACGGCGAGCATGCCCATCGCGGTCTTGCCCGCGCCGGTCGGGGCGGTGATCAGCAGGTGGGAATCGCCGTCCACCAGGTGGGGCGCCGCCTGGGTCTGCGCGGGGTTGAGCACCGGGAACGGCAGGAACCGCGCCCACTCGGCGGGCGCGAACCGCTCGACCGGCACGGGTGCGGGCACCTCACCCGGTGGTTCGTGCAGGTCCCAGAGCACCTCGAACGCCAACCGCGCGGCCCGCGCGGCCTCCCCGGAGACCGGCTCGCACCGCTCCGGCACGATCCCGCCCACCTCGGACAGCCAGGCCGAGGCGGTGTCGGTGGTCACGTCCTCCTGCTCCAGCCAGTGGCGGATTTGGCGGAACGGGACGCCCGCGGTGCGCAGGCGGGTGCGGAGGTCGTCGAACTCGGGGCGGTCGGGCAGGACCACCCGGGCGTCCACGTCCCGGGGGAGGGCGGGGACGTCCAGGGCGGGGTCGACGGTCTTGCACCACCACACCGGTCGGGTGCCGGCGGTCGGGGGGAGGGTCGGCAGGTCGGCTTCGCGGGTGGTGGGTGCCGCTTCGGCGCCGCTGAGGACGGAGCGGATGCGGGCGGCCATGGCGACCGTCGAGGTGCGCCGGGTGGGGCGGGGTGGTTCGGGGGCGGTGGGGTCGGTGCCGGTGGGGGCCGGGTCGGTGTGGTCCGGGGTGGCGTCGGGGGTGAGGTCGGTGGGGCCGGTTGGGCCGGGGGTGGTGCGCCCCGGGCCGGCGGGTCGGTGATCGGCCGGTTCGGCGGGGGTGTGCGGTGCCGGTTCGACGGCCGGGGTGGGCTGGGTGGGTTCGGTGCGCGGGGTCGGCTGGGTGCGCGGGGTGGGCTGGGTGCGCGGCTTCACCGCCGCGGGCCGTGGCCCGCGGGTGAGGGCGTCGAGTTGCGCGTCCTCGGCCAGCCGCCGGGTCACGGCCTCCGGCCGCAGCTCGCCCAGCACCGACTTCTGCGCCAGCTTCAGCTCGCGCAGCGTGAACGTCGCCGGGCACGCCGGGCACGCCACCGCCGCCTGGAGCTGGTGCTTGCCCCGGTGCGGGTGCGCCCGGTACAGGCCGTGCAGCTCCCCCTCGCACCGGGGGCACCGCCGGTCGATCGGCACCGGTGAGAGCTGCCACCCGGGCTCGGCGTACCGCGCGATCGCGGGCTCGGGCCGGACACCCCACCGGGCCTCCACGACGCCGGCGACGGACGTGTCCACCACGGGTGACCCGCGTTCCACTCATCGCCTCCGTCCCGGCCCCGGCGGGCCGACAAGCGATGCTATGCCGATTCCGCGCCGCGCTGCCCGTGCTCCCGGCCTCAACCGCGGGCCACCAGCAGCGGTACCTCCTGCTCCACCGCCGTCAGCGAGCCGTGGTGGCCGGTGAAGGTGGTCATGTGCGGTTCGGCTTCCGTCCGCACCAGGGCCAGCCCGCCACGCGCCGCCACCACCAGGTCACCGATGCGCGGCAGCACGTGCCCGGCCACCCGCGGCCCGAACCAGCCCGCCTCGACCGCCTCCGCCCGCGAAGCCAGCCACACCTTCTCACCCAGCACCGACAACCAGCGCTCCCGCACCCGCTCCGGCTGCTCCGCGTACACGTGCCGCACCCGCGCCTCACCCGCCAGCGCCCGCACGCCCTCCCGCAGCTCGTCGGAGGTGTCCAGGTCGATCCGCTCACCCACGGTCACCATCCCGTGGTCGGCCGTCACCACCAGGGCGCCGTCGGGCGGCAGCTCCGAGGCGATCGCCTCCGCCACCCGGTCGACGAACCTCAACTGCCACCGCCACGGCTTGCTGCCCGGCCCGTAGACGTGCCCCAACGCGTCCAGGTCCGGGTGGTAGGCGTAGCAGAGCACCCGGTCCGCCGACCGCAACGCCTCCGCCACCCGCCCCACCAGGTCGCCGAACCCCAGCACCCCGTCGAACCGCCCACCGCGCAGCACTGCCCTGGTCAGGCCGCTGCCCTGCTGCTCGCGCGGCAGCACCAGGCGCACCGCCACCCCGGCCGCGGCGGCGGTCTCGAACGCGGTGGGGCGCGGTTGCACCGACTCGGGCACGAGGTGTTCGCGCAGGTCCACGCGTTCGGGCACGCCGTACCGGCTCCACCCCAGCGTGTTCAGCACCTCGCCGCCGGCCTCGAACGAGTAGCCGACCAGGCCGTGCTCACCGGTCGGCGCCCCGGTGCCCAGCGCGGCGAGGCTGGTGGCCGTGGTGGCGGGGAAGCCGGCCGTGATCCCCGGGCCCGCCAGCGACGCCAGGAACGGCGCGTCGTCCTCGTGCTCGCGCAGCAGCCGCCGGCCGAGGCCGTCCACCAGCAGCACGCACACCCGCGCGGGTCCGGACAGGCCCAGCACGTCGGTGGCGCCGGGTACGCCCAGCCCGGCCAGCAGGGAGGGCACGACGTCGGACAGCGAACCGGTCCCGTACCGGGGCACCAAGGGGTCCATCCCCCCGACTCTAGGGCCGGTGCGACCGCGGACCGGCCGGTTCGGCCGCCGAGGGTGGCTGAACCGGTGGCTGAGCGGGGGCCGAAGGCGGCTGAACCGGCGGCCAAGTGGCGGCCGGGCAGCGACCGGGCAGTAACCGGGCGGCAACCGGGCAGCGGCCCGGCGGCGGCCGGTTCGGAGAGTCGCCGGGTGGCGCGACCCGACCGGCCGTCTAGTGTCTCGCGGGAAGACGCTCATGAGGAGGCGCGGGTGGTTGGGGAAGCTGGGCAGGGGCACCGCCTGACCGGGTTGCTGCGGGACAACGCCGACGAGGTGGTCCGGCGTTGGGTCGAGGCCGTGGCGGTGACCGTGCGCGGGCGGGCGACCGGCGCCGAGCTGGAGCGCGACTTCCGGGAGCTCTTCGGCGCGCTCGTGCCGGTGGCCGACGGCGGCGACGTGCGCGGTGAGCGGTTCACCGAGGTCAGGACGCTGCTGGAGGAGATGTCGCGCAACCGGGCCCGCGGCGGTTACACGCCGACGGAGACCGCGTCCAGCGTGTTCGCGCTCAAGCGCGTGGTGTTCGAGCTGACCGAGGACAGCGCCACGCCGGAGCTGTTCCGCCAGCTCATGGAGTTCTCGACGCTGCTCGACGCGCTGGGCCTGATCACGTTCGAGACCTACGCCCGCGCCCGCGAGGAGATCATCAAGGAGCAGTCGGAGCAGCTGCTGGAGCTGACCACGCCGGTGGTCAAGCTGTGGGAGGGCGTGCTGGCCGTGCCGCTGGTCGGCACCCTCGACTCGGCCCGCACCCAGGTGGTGATGGAGAAGCTGCTGGAGACGCTGGTCGAGACCGGCTCGGAGCACGCGATCATCGACATCACCGGCGTGTTCGCGGTCGACACCCAGGTCGCCCAGCACCTGCTCAAGACCGTCGTCGCGGCCCGCCTGATGGGCGCGGACTGCATCATCTCCGGCATCCGGCCGCAGATCGCGCAGACGATCGTGGAGCTGGGCATCGAGTTCGGCGACATCACCACCAAGGCGTCGCTGGCGGACGCGCTGCGCCACGCCCTGCGCAAGGAGGGCACCGACATCGTGAAGGTGGACCGCTGATGGAGCGGGTGCCGATCCTGGAGATCGAGGGCATCCTGCTGGTGTCGATCCAGATCGACCTGCACGACCAGAGCGTCCTCGCGCTCCAGGAGGACCTGGCCGAGCGCATCTCGGCCAGCGGCGCGCACGGCGTGGTGATCGACATCTCGGCGGTGGAGATCGTGGACTCCTTCATCGGCCGGATGTTCGCCACCATCGCCTCGCTGTCGCGGCTGTTCGACGCGGACACCGTGGTGGTGGGCATGCGGCCCGCGGTCGCGATCACGCTGGTCGAGCTGGGCCTGACGCTCGGCGGCGTGCGCACCGCGCTGAACCTGGAACGCGGCATGAGGATCCTGCGCGAACTCGGCGCGCACCGCAGAGGACGGCCGTGACCGCCCCCGGCGGGACGCCGGAGGAGTTGCCCATCACCGGTGACGACGACGTGGTGCGCGTGCGCCAGCTCGTGCGCGGGTACGCCCAGCGCGTGAAGCTGTCCCTCGTCGACCAGACCAAGCTCGTCACCGCGACCAGCGAGCTGGCCCGCAACACGCTCATCCACGGCGGCGGCGGTTCGGCCACCGTCGAGGTCGTCGCCGACGGCCCCCGGCAGGGCGTGCGGGCCTCGTTCCGCGACGCCGGGCCGGGCATCCCGGACCTGGCGCTCGCCCTGGCCGACGGCTGGAGCAGCGGCACCGGCCTCGGGCTCGGCCTGAGCGGTTCCCGCCGGCTGGTCGACGAGTTCGACCTGGACACCGAGGTGGGTCGCGGCACCACGGTGACGGTGGTGAAGTGGAAGCGGTGAGCACCTGCCTGCCCGTGGCCGAGGACGTGGCGTGGCTGAACGTGGACGAGGCCGCCGAGGTCGGCCGGGTCCGCCGCACCGCGACGCACCTGGCCGAGCGGCTGGCGTTCCCGGGCACCAGGGTGGCCGAGGTCGCGCTCGCCGTCACCGAGATCGGCACCAACCTGCACAAGCACGCCACCGGCGGCCAGGTGGTGGTGCGGTCGGTGCGCGACGCCGAGCGGGCCGCGGTGGAGGTGCTGGCGCTCGACCGCGGCCCCGGCATCACCGACGTCGGGCTGGCCATGACCGACGGCCAGTCCACCACCGGCACGCTCGGCCTGGGCCTGGGTGCAGTGGCCCGGTCCGCCGACGTGTTCTCGCTGTCCTCCGAACCCGGCCGGGGCACCGTGCTGGTGGCCCGCTTCTACGCCCACCGCGACGCCGCGTTCGCCGACGACGGCAGCACCGCGGGCCTGACCAGGGCGATCCACGGCGAGGAGGTGTGCGGCGACGCCTACGCCGTGCGCCGCTCGCCGGGCCGGGTGACCCTGATGATGTGCGACGGCTCGGGGCACGGCCCGCTGGCCGCGTCGGCGTCCCGGGAGGCGGTGCGGGTGTTCTGCGACCTGCCGCCGGGGCGGCCGGAGGAGGCCGTGGCCCGGCTGCACGAGGCCCTGCGCGGCACCCGCGGCGGCGCCGTCGCAGTGGCCGACCTGGACTGGGCGGCGGGCACGGTCCGCTTCTCCGGGCTGGGCAACATCGCCGCCGCGGTCCTCGCGGACGGCCGCAAGCGCAACATGGTGTCGGTGCCCGGGGTGGCCGGCTTCCAGGCCCGGACCGTGCGGGCCTTCGACCACGAGCTGCCGGGGGGCGCGGTGGTCGTGCTGCACTCCGACGGCCTGACCGAGCGCTGGA
This portion of the Saccharothrix syringae genome encodes:
- a CDS encoding DEAD/DEAH box helicase encodes the protein MDTSVAGVVEARWGVRPEPAIARYAEPGWQLSPVPIDRRCPRCEGELHGLYRAHPHRGKHQLQAAVACPACPATFTLRELKLAQKSVLGELRPEAVTRRLAEDAQLDALTRGPRPAAVKPRTQPTPRTQPTPRTEPTQPTPAVEPAPHTPAEPADHRPAGPGRTTPGPTGPTDLTPDATPDHTDPAPTGTDPTAPEPPRPTRRTSTVAMAARIRSVLSGAEAAPTTREADLPTLPPTAGTRPVWWCKTVDPALDVPALPRDVDARVVLPDRPEFDDLRTRLRTAGVPFRQIRHWLEQEDVTTDTASAWLSEVGGIVPERCEPVSGEAARAARLAFEVLWDLHEPPGEVPAPVPVERFAPAEWARFLPFPVLNPAQTQAAPHLVDGDSHLLITAPTGAGKTAMGMLAVLKAILEEGRKAAWLVPQRSLTDELDRELEAWRSAGLRVERLSGEYAVDVEAVKAADLWVATTEKFEAICRAASLQAALGEVGCLVVDEIHLLGSPGRGALLEALLARVRGADSPVRIVGLSATVTNAAEVAEWLEAELVATTWRPSRVTWQLPTIPAASGFAANNRLREQVVIDLTHRHTAEGGSVLVFCGSKRNVRSTAMAIAADRGAPVHTVAADDVDGLTRVCADVGVRLHYADYEHKHAAERAFRGREADVLVATSTVAAGVNLPARAVVVRDVSIGGEPMDTSTVLQMFGRAGRIGAGETEGWSYLVVDETQRAEWQTRLVAGYSVYSRIRESLPDHVLAEVLQGRIQTEGDAQAWWVETLAHAQGDDDLEPVQEAVQFLVDEGHLTATGGRLAITELGRLTARMMVSTHTGHRLRRTLGLLPVPRDPDEAETALSLVLSVAVPDLAGIPVPEPVRPAVATVIKAGGKTSRITSSTSVKGLGSQTTTAPGDLAWAALLLAARSPHLFDRPGRRVAGGIPLTTLHPVYEQAPRFLAWLAAQGALGTVHPWIAVVAADLDHRVRWRSLAPARGSGRLLWMCEEMATRAHLRTHVPELWRSAVARGVRSPDWPPGRSPAGCVLDHAGYTALMRERTTNYALTAHASGAAVTGGTGAAAVAWRGRARTEPTTSASTIPYPESDDESPDTGVAVFTRRGDYRATGWLAAYTAVNPPEEPAPPTTTRPRRGLGARG
- a CDS encoding alkaline phosphatase family protein, translating into MDPLVPRYGTGSLSDVVPSLLAGLGVPGATDVLGLSGPARVCVLLVDGLGRRLLREHEDDAPFLASLAGPGITAGFPATTATSLAALGTGAPTGEHGLVGYSFEAGGEVLNTLGWSRYGVPERVDLREHLVPESVQPRPTAFETAAAAGVAVRLVLPREQQGSGLTRAVLRGGRFDGVLGFGDLVGRVAEALRSADRVLCYAYHPDLDALGHVYGPGSKPWRWQLRFVDRVAEAIASELPPDGALVVTADHGMVTVGERIDLDTSDELREGVRALAGEARVRHVYAEQPERVRERWLSVLGEKVWLASRAEAVEAGWFGPRVAGHVLPRIGDLVVAARGGLALVRTEAEPHMTTFTGHHGSLTAVEQEVPLLVARG
- a CDS encoding STAS domain-containing protein produces the protein MVGEAGQGHRLTGLLRDNADEVVRRWVEAVAVTVRGRATGAELERDFRELFGALVPVADGGDVRGERFTEVRTLLEEMSRNRARGGYTPTETASSVFALKRVVFELTEDSATPELFRQLMEFSTLLDALGLITFETYARAREEIIKEQSEQLLELTTPVVKLWEGVLAVPLVGTLDSARTQVVMEKLLETLVETGSEHAIIDITGVFAVDTQVAQHLLKTVVAARLMGADCIISGIRPQIAQTIVELGIEFGDITTKASLADALRHALRKEGTDIVKVDR
- a CDS encoding STAS domain-containing protein; the protein is MERVPILEIEGILLVSIQIDLHDQSVLALQEDLAERISASGAHGVVIDISAVEIVDSFIGRMFATIASLSRLFDADTVVVGMRPAVAITLVELGLTLGGVRTALNLERGMRILRELGAHRRGRP
- a CDS encoding ATP-binding protein; its protein translation is MTAPGGTPEELPITGDDDVVRVRQLVRGYAQRVKLSLVDQTKLVTATSELARNTLIHGGGGSATVEVVADGPRQGVRASFRDAGPGIPDLALALADGWSSGTGLGLGLSGSRRLVDEFDLDTEVGRGTTVTVVKWKR
- a CDS encoding ATP-binding SpoIIE family protein phosphatase; this translates as MEAVSTCLPVAEDVAWLNVDEAAEVGRVRRTATHLAERLAFPGTRVAEVALAVTEIGTNLHKHATGGQVVVRSVRDAERAAVEVLALDRGPGITDVGLAMTDGQSTTGTLGLGLGAVARSADVFSLSSEPGRGTVLVARFYAHRDAAFADDGSTAGLTRAIHGEEVCGDAYAVRRSPGRVTLMMCDGSGHGPLAASASREAVRVFCDLPPGRPEEAVARLHEALRGTRGGAVAVADLDWAAGTVRFSGLGNIAAAVLADGRKRNMVSVPGVAGFQARTVRAFDHELPGGAVVVLHSDGLTERWTPQDVPVTRPPLVIAAALLRDAGVRRDDAGVLVAVAP